In the genome of Metabacillus litoralis, the window ATTAAAGTTACTTCACCAGGTGATGCCGTTTGAATTGAATTTTGCTGGTATGCTGCATAAGGATTATTTATAGCCATTTCGACACTCCTTTAGATTACATTGAGAATTGTTGCATTAAATACATAGATTGTTCATTAGATCTTTGAATAGCTTTTTCCATTGCAGTAAACTGTCTCCAATAACGGGACTCTACTTGAACAAGCCGATCTTCAAAACGGTTAATTTGTGTACTAAGGTTATTCAAGTTTTTACCAAGAGTATATTGACTATAAGATGAATTTGAACTACCTGCTTTAGATTTTATCGCATCCATCGTATCAGTCAGTGTTTCATAAAGGCGGTTAACAATTCCTTGTTCACTATTAGAAGAGCCACTATTTTTAAATAATGCTTCGATTGCAGCTGGATCTTCTTCTATCGCTTTCTTTAATTCAGCTTCATTTATTTGAAGCTTTCCACCATCTAAATAGTTCGCACTAGTTTTAATTCCTATGCTTGAAAGCTGATTATATTTTGAATCTACATTTGTTCCATTAACCGGGGTATAAAAGTCTAAACGCATACTACTTAATACATTAGTAAGTAAAGAATCCCGTCTTAACAAACCACTTTTTGCCTTTTCTTCCCATTGCTCTTGTTGCTTATCTGATAGTTGTTCACGTTGTTCATCTGTAAGTGGTGTAAAGTCTCTATAACGTTCTTCGTTAACTTTAGATTTAATTTTATCTATTAGCTCATTATACTTTTCTACAAAGTTTTTAATATTTTCAAATACCTTATTCGAATCATTTGATATGTTAACTGAAATGCTAGGGTCAAGTGTGGTTGGTTCCACTCCATTCACACTCGGATTAAGAGTATCTTTTAGTGTAAAGGTTACTCCATTCATTTCGAAGGTATTAGTTGTCCTTTGTGTAGTTAATCCATTTATTGTGAACTCAGCATTATCTCCACCAGATTCTACACTATTTCCAAAACGCAATACGTTATTAATGAACCCAGGGATAGGTCCATCAGCATTAGAACCGGTATCTATTTCTAATCCAGCCTCATTATGATTTCCAGTTTCTTTTCTAGTTAGTGTTACTTGATCGGAATACTCATCATAAAAAGCTGTTAATCCTAGGTTAGATGAAGAAATTTTATTTAAAACTGAATTCAGTGACTCGGAACCTTGAATAATAAACTTTTGTTCAAGTCTATCTTGAGATTTGTACGTACCTAGGTCAAAAGTGAAGTATTCTTGTTGATAATTAACTTTCACTTCTTTCCCATCGGCTGATCCATTTTGGAATGTGATTTTGCCTTTAGAATCAATTTGCGCATCAGCAACATTTCCATTCGTATCTACAAAGTTGTTATTAGTTGTATCGTACGTGTATTTAACATCACCAATAGTTAAAGTCATAGAACCATTTAGTAAGACTGGACTTTTCGTAAGTTGAACAGACTCTAATGTTGTTGCCGCCGCAAATTTATCTACAGTTTTATCGGCTGCATATTCAACCTTAATTGAGCTTCCTTTAGTTATAGTAGCTAAATCAGAAAATGTTATATTTCCATCACTATCAACCAATACTTCATTCGATGCAAGTGTTGAACTAGTTAAATTTGTATCTGTTTTTACTTTAAAAGCCTTTCCGTTAACATAGACTGAGGAATCAGCTGTAATTACCTGGACTCCTTCTTCTCGATTTAAATTTTTCAACTTAAATACTTTCTGATTTTCTTCACTTGCCACTAGTGTTTCACTTTGTACACTACCAGGTTTCCAAGAAAAGTTAGAGTCAGCAAAGTTGTCTTTTATCTCATGCAAGCTCTTAGTTGGATCGATCTTTGTTCCACTCTTAGAAATTGCCCC includes:
- the fliD gene encoding flagellar filament capping protein FliD, with amino-acid sequence MAMRIGGLASGMDIDSLVGDLMKAERMPLDKLNQKKQTMEWQRDGYREMNSLMLSFRNLTFDMRLSSNYRARSTSSSNDSKVTATATSAAALSSYNISKIQKLATAATRVNEGAISKSGTKIDPTKSLHEIKDNFADSNFSWKPGSVQSETLVASEENQKVFKLKNLNREEGVQVITADSSVYVNGKAFKVKTDTNLTSSTLASNEVLVDSDGNITFSDLATITKGSSIKVEYAADKTVDKFAAATTLESVQLTKSPVLLNGSMTLTIGDVKYTYDTTNNNFVDTNGNVADAQIDSKGKITFQNGSADGKEVKVNYQQEYFTFDLGTYKSQDRLEQKFIIQGSESLNSVLNKISSSNLGLTAFYDEYSDQVTLTRKETGNHNEAGLEIDTGSNADGPIPGFINNVLRFGNSVESGGDNAEFTINGLTTQRTTNTFEMNGVTFTLKDTLNPSVNGVEPTTLDPSISVNISNDSNKVFENIKNFVEKYNELIDKIKSKVNEERYRDFTPLTDEQREQLSDKQQEQWEEKAKSGLLRRDSLLTNVLSSMRLDFYTPVNGTNVDSKYNQLSSIGIKTSANYLDGGKLQINEAELKKAIEEDPAAIEALFKNSGSSNSEQGIVNRLYETLTDTMDAIKSKAGSSNSSYSQYTLGKNLNNLSTQINRFEDRLVQVESRYWRQFTAMEKAIQRSNEQSMYLMQQFSM